CGGCTGTCCACCCCGGAAGACCTGGGGCTTTTGCGCCAGATCGAACAGTTCCCGGACGTGGTGGCCACGGCGGCGGCCACGTTTTCGCCGCATGTGATCAGCTACTATCTGCGCGACCTGGCCGGACGGCTGCATTCCTATTATGCAGCGCATCAGGTGCTTGCGACCGGGGACGAGGAACTGACCCGGGCCAGGATGCATCTGCTGGACGCCGTGGCCCGGGTGGTGCGGGCCGGGCTGGCCCTTTTGGGCGTTTCCGCGCCCGAGAAGATGGAACGGTCGGAGTCATGACGGCGACCGGATTTTTCGAAATTTTTCGAAACCGGGGCTTTGCGCCGTCATCGGATTGCTTCCGGCCGGAAACGCTTGAGAATCCCCTGGCTGCCGCGCGGCCACGGGGCAGTCTGTCCGTATTTTTTCTGACCGTTGACGGAGTCGACGGCCGTGGTCTTGACTTTTCGCCAAAAAGCGAAATGATGCCCTGCAATGGAATCTAGGAAATGAAACTCTTGAGCAAATTCAACGTGTCGAACGACGGCGGTCCCCGCAAGTTCAGCTTCGAGCTGACCATGTCGGGGCTTGTGTCCCTGGGCATTGTCCTTGTTTTGGGCATAAGCTGGGTGTTTATTCTGGGCATCCTGGTGGGCCGGGGCTACCGGCCCGAAGAGGCCGTGCCGGAGTTGGCCCAGATCATGCCCTCCACCGAGACCTCGTCCACCCTGGACAACGCCCAGCCGCCCACGGTGCTTCGGCCCGAGGAACTCCAGTTCATGGAGGATCTGCAAAACAAGACGGGCAGCGCCGAGACCATCACCGTGGACTCCGTCCCCAAGACGCCGCCCCACAAGCCGACCCCGGCCCTGCCCGGCGGGGCGGCCCCGTCCGGAGGGCTCACCGGCCGCGATCTGGCCGACGGACCCGGGATATCGTCGGCTTCCCCGGCGGCCCGGCCCGCGTCCGCCCCCCCTGCCCAGGTCAGGCCCGCGCCCACCCTGGACCCGGCCCTGGCCCAGCGCCCGCAGGTTGCGCCACAGGCCGCCAAGCCCGTGGAGCCGGTCGTCCCGGCGCGCACGGAAGCCGTGCCGCCTGCGCCGAAGCTGGAGGCCCCCGCATCGGGCGGCGGGGTTGAGGCGACCTATCAGGTGGCGTCTTTTTTCAAAAAGGATCAGGCCGACGCCATGATCAAAAAGCTGGCCCAGAAGGGGGTCAAGGCGGAGATCAGGCCGGGCAAGATTCAGGACAAGGATGTTTTCCGCATTGCGGTGACCCTGCGCGGAACCGAGCAGGAGATCAAGGCCGGGCTGGAAAAAACGGGCGAGAAAGGCCCTATACTTCTCGGCAAAAAACCCTTATAGGGATGCCCCCGCTTGTCCCGGGAGACTCCCCCAGAATGAGGACCGCACATGCAGCACATGTCTTTCGTCCCGACCAAGGCTTTTTTCACCAAGGGCATCGGCCGCCACAAAAACAAGCTCCAGTCGTTCGAGCTGGCCCTGCGTGACGCCGGAATCGAAAAGCTCAACCTCGTCTACGTGAGCAGCATCTGCCCGCCCAACTGCACGATTCTTCCCCTGGAGGAAGGCGTCAAGCAGTTGAGTCCGGGCCAGATCACCTTTTGCGTCATGGCCCGCAACGCCACGGATGAAAAAAACCGCATGGTGGGTTCGGCCGTGGGCATGGCCTTTCCTGCGGACAAAGGCAACTACGGGTACATTTCCGAACACACCACGTTCGGGGCCGATGAACAGGAAATCGGCGACTTCGCCGAGGACTTGGCCTCCACCATGCTGGCCACCACGCTCGGCATTGATTTCGACCCCGAGACGGCCTACGACGAACGCCGCCAGATCTATCTCATGAGCGGCAAGATCGTGGATTCGGCCTCCATGCCCTGCGTCACCACCGGCCAG
Above is a genomic segment from Desulfolutivibrio sulfodismutans DSM 3696 containing:
- a CDS encoding SPOR domain-containing protein, which produces MKLLSKFNVSNDGGPRKFSFELTMSGLVSLGIVLVLGISWVFILGILVGRGYRPEEAVPELAQIMPSTETSSTLDNAQPPTVLRPEELQFMEDLQNKTGSAETITVDSVPKTPPHKPTPALPGGAAPSGGLTGRDLADGPGISSASPAARPASAPPAQVRPAPTLDPALAQRPQVAPQAAKPVEPVVPARTEAVPPAPKLEAPASGGGVEATYQVASFFKKDQADAMIKKLAQKGVKAEIRPGKIQDKDVFRIAVTLRGTEQEIKAGLEKTGEKGPILLGKKPL
- a CDS encoding pyruvoyl-dependent arginine decarboxylase translates to MQHMSFVPTKAFFTKGIGRHKNKLQSFELALRDAGIEKLNLVYVSSICPPNCTILPLEEGVKQLSPGQITFCVMARNATDEKNRMVGSAVGMAFPADKGNYGYISEHTTFGADEQEIGDFAEDLASTMLATTLGIDFDPETAYDERRQIYLMSGKIVDSASMPCVTTGQAGVWSTTISAVVFLP